One genomic window of Quercus robur chromosome 6, dhQueRobu3.1, whole genome shotgun sequence includes the following:
- the LOC126690076 gene encoding serine/threonine-protein phosphatase 7 long form homolog, with protein sequence MVDDRVRNIITTVGLEGLLWVPGREIDNGLITALVERWRPETHTFHMPHGEVTITLQDVEVLLGLPVDGEAITGSTQKTWVDVCRDFLGFRPVTQNNHKQLDGQRILINRLLEEVANPLPPDAEEDQLHKYARCYILALLGDTIFMDKSGDRVHLMWVQQLEDLHNPQRYSWGSACLAWLYRELCRASEDTSQIGGCLLLLQYWAWARFPYLV encoded by the coding sequence ATGGTGGACGACCGAGTGAGGAACATCATCACCACAGTTGGTTTGGAGGGACTCCTGTGGGTCCCGGGTAGAGAGATTGACAATGGCCTCATAACGGCCTTAGTGGAGCGATGGCGGCCCGAGACTCACACGTTTCACATGCCACATGGTGAGGTGACCATCACATTGCAGGATGTGGAGGTTCTTCTCGGGCTTCCTGTTGATGGTGAGGCTATAACAGGGAGCACACAAAAAACTTGGGTGGATGTGTGCCGGGACTTCCTTGGCTTTCGACCTGTAACTCAAAACAACCATAAGCAACTTGATGGGCAGAGGATTCTCATCAACCGCCTTTTGGAGGAAGTTGCTAACCCATTGCCGCCTGATGCTGAAGAGGATCAGCTACATAAGTACGCACGATGCTACATCCTAGCGCTATTGGGGGACACAATATTCATGGACAAATCCGGCGATAGGGTGCATCTAATGTGGGTGCAGCAGTTGGAAGACCTTCACAACCCACAGAGGTACAGTTGGGGAAGTGCTTGCCTTGCATGGTTGTATCGAGAGCTATGCAGGGCAAGCGAGGACACCAGTCAGATTGGTGGGTGCTTGCTGTTGCTCCAGTACTGGGCATGGGCCAGGTTCCCCTATTTAGTCTGA